One segment of Mycobacterium spongiae DNA contains the following:
- a CDS encoding alpha/beta fold hydrolase: protein MTLAPIDRPAWLPASAWPWPTTGLMVGPDRVAITDIGQGHTLLFVHVGTWSFVWRDVLAHLHTRFRCVAIDPVGSGLSDRIDRRPTLDQAAATITSVIDALDLRDVTLVAHDLGGPAAFAAASRRPDRIASLAAVNCFAWRPTGVLFRGMLSVMGSAPARESDALLAWLPAMTSTRLGVGRHWKRTDRKIFRAGLDTSARRAWHAYFRDARRAEDLYREIHTGLTGPLAGKPLLSVFGEHNDPLGFQPQWKALFPDARQLKVLSGNHFPMCDDPQFVGSALGALTAA from the coding sequence ATGACCCTCGCACCGATCGACCGGCCCGCCTGGCTTCCGGCGTCCGCCTGGCCATGGCCCACCACGGGGCTGATGGTGGGACCCGACCGGGTAGCGATCACCGATATCGGGCAGGGCCACACGCTGTTGTTTGTCCACGTCGGAACGTGGAGCTTCGTGTGGCGGGATGTTCTGGCGCACCTGCACACCCGCTTCCGCTGCGTGGCGATCGACCCGGTCGGCAGCGGCCTGAGCGATCGGATCGACCGGCGCCCAACGCTTGATCAGGCCGCCGCAACGATCACCAGTGTCATCGATGCGCTGGATCTACGCGACGTCACCCTCGTTGCCCACGACCTCGGCGGCCCAGCGGCTTTCGCCGCCGCCTCGCGACGACCCGACCGCATTGCGTCCCTGGCAGCCGTCAACTGCTTCGCCTGGCGTCCGACGGGTGTGCTGTTTCGCGGCATGCTCTCGGTGATGGGAAGCGCCCCAGCCAGAGAGTCCGACGCCCTACTGGCATGGCTCCCGGCCATGACGTCCACCCGGCTCGGCGTGGGCCGACACTGGAAGCGCACCGATCGCAAGATATTTCGCGCCGGCCTCGACACCAGCGCTCGCCGCGCCTGGCACGCCTACTTCCGCGATGCACGACGCGCCGAGGACCTCTACCGCGAGATCCACACGGGATTGACCGGACCACTCGCGGGCAAGCCGCTGTTGAGCGTGTTCGGCGAACACAACGATCCGCTCGGGTTCCAACCGCAGTGGAAGGCACTGTTCCCCGACGCCCGACAACTCAAAGTCCTTTCGGGAAACCACTTTCCCATGTGTGACGACCCCCAGTTCGTCGGGAGCGCACTCGGCGCGTTGACAGCTGCCTAA
- a CDS encoding TetR/AcrR family transcriptional regulator, with amino-acid sequence MNVVQYTRTDRRKIRNRAAILDAAEHAFTLHGYRGARIEDIAEAADVSVGSLYTHFGNKDGLYLGVVERATELFATYLDRAYQPEWSPLEQVGAAGDAYLRFHIEHPGAFRFLAFDGVESRLPAVDPAARDRVGDRIAATLDAFQAKIQEAIDAGEIDDRVDAKLASRFLWGAWNGTVALGLRTDRLALSEDEISACLERARRLVLEGLSTPGRRAADGHTTARLVRITSPSETPNH; translated from the coding sequence ATGAACGTAGTTCAATATACCAGGACGGACCGGCGGAAGATCCGCAACCGTGCGGCCATCCTCGACGCCGCCGAGCATGCGTTCACGCTCCATGGCTACCGGGGCGCTCGCATCGAAGACATCGCCGAGGCTGCCGACGTGTCCGTCGGGTCGCTCTACACCCACTTCGGCAACAAGGACGGGCTATACCTGGGGGTCGTCGAGCGGGCGACGGAGCTGTTCGCCACCTACCTCGACCGGGCCTACCAACCGGAATGGTCACCTCTCGAACAAGTCGGGGCAGCTGGCGACGCATACCTCAGGTTCCACATCGAGCACCCCGGCGCCTTCCGGTTCCTGGCCTTCGACGGCGTCGAGAGCCGTTTGCCCGCAGTGGATCCGGCCGCCCGTGACCGCGTCGGCGATCGCATTGCCGCTACGCTGGACGCGTTCCAAGCCAAGATCCAAGAGGCCATCGACGCCGGCGAGATAGACGATCGTGTCGACGCCAAGCTGGCCTCTCGGTTCTTGTGGGGAGCCTGGAACGGCACGGTCGCCCTAGGGCTGCGCACCGACCGCCTCGCGCTCAGTGAAGACGAGATCAGCGCATGCCTCGAGCGTGCCCGCCGGCTCGTCCTCGAAGGCCTCTCCACGCCCGGTCGGCGCGCTGCCGATGGGCACACGACCGCTCGGTTGGTGCGGATCACGTCGCCGTCGGAAACGCCGAACCACTGA
- a CDS encoding carbon-nitrogen hydrolase family protein, with product MTATVTISAVQPALQLGAVEANLRRVEDLIRDAHREHHAEVIIVPEASTSPNVYSRTLRHVARSVDGAPFELYTRLARELGCVIGGGFLARRGGDVYGTYVLAEPDGRVHLHDKDIPTMWEQNYYRGGDDDGVTYCRALDAPVGLASGWEWARYRTARRLAGRIQLLLGGMCWPSYPLNWWPLKPWIRREHGLQRQFARELPRQVARLIGAPVAIASHVGDIAFETPLGPGIPWNTVMVGETQICERDGTMLARLAYEDGEGHVAAPVTLNRPEPVDPIDDRFWIPNQTVSLRILWHAMNGHGAAKYRAMRTLRRHTWQRLPAGDLPDEISPPTPDQTPPATTAADRGSVS from the coding sequence ATGACCGCCACCGTCACCATCTCCGCGGTCCAGCCCGCCTTGCAGCTCGGCGCGGTCGAGGCCAACCTGCGCCGGGTCGAAGACCTCATCCGAGACGCCCACCGCGAACACCATGCGGAGGTGATCATCGTTCCCGAAGCCAGCACCTCCCCCAACGTGTACTCCCGAACATTGCGCCACGTGGCCCGTTCCGTCGATGGTGCGCCGTTTGAGCTTTACACCCGGCTGGCACGTGAGCTGGGCTGCGTGATCGGCGGGGGCTTCCTGGCGCGCCGCGGCGGCGACGTTTACGGAACCTATGTCTTGGCCGAGCCCGATGGTCGGGTCCACTTGCACGACAAGGACATCCCCACCATGTGGGAACAGAATTACTACCGAGGCGGCGACGACGATGGAGTCACCTACTGTCGCGCGCTGGATGCCCCGGTGGGTCTGGCATCTGGTTGGGAATGGGCTCGCTACCGCACCGCCCGCCGCCTCGCGGGGCGCATCCAGCTCCTGCTCGGGGGCATGTGCTGGCCGTCTTACCCGCTGAACTGGTGGCCGCTGAAGCCGTGGATCCGGCGTGAGCATGGTCTGCAGCGCCAATTCGCCCGAGAATTACCCCGCCAGGTGGCCCGGCTCATCGGCGCACCCGTCGCGATCGCCTCGCACGTCGGCGACATCGCTTTCGAGACCCCCCTCGGGCCCGGGATCCCCTGGAACACCGTCATGGTCGGCGAAACCCAGATCTGCGAGCGCGACGGGACCATGCTCGCCCGCCTCGCCTACGAAGACGGCGAAGGCCACGTCGCCGCGCCCGTCACCCTCAACCGCCCCGAACCCGTGGACCCCATCGACGACCGGTTCTGGATCCCCAACCAGACCGTCTCCCTGCGGATCCTCTGGCACGCGATGAACGGCCACGGCGCCGCCAAGTATCGCGCCATGCGCACACTGCGCCGTCATACCTGGCAACGCCTCCCCGCTGGCGACCTGCCCGACGAGATCTCGCCGCCGACGCCGGACCAGACACCGCCTGCCACGACAGCCGCCGATCGCGGCAGCGTCAGTTAG
- a CDS encoding NAD(P)/FAD-dependent oxidoreductase — protein sequence MSPTATEHRDADYLILGAGAMGMAFADVILAEDRAARIVMVDRHANAGGHWNDAYPFVRLHQPAAFYGINSTHLGQGGADLTSGPEIVAYYKNAMDRFLATGRVVFLPMSEYGQDGRIVSTVDRDRITQVTAHRRVVDGTYMQVRVPSVCPPGYRVDSDVTVIAPNGLAQVRQPAQRYVVIGAGKTGIDSILFLLDQGVAPHRIQWIVPNDAWLWDRATVQPGLAMATIVALVQSVAGASTVDDVFLHLERQGIVCRVDTTSLPTKWRCATIDRTELGGLRRIEDVVRMGRVQRISNEAIHLDRGTVAVAEDSLFIDCSANGLARIERQPLFSPGHITLQSVFMCQQTLSAALIARLELLDVTDDRRNRILTAVPHPELKQDLPTCLVTSAQNMINYSRQLPLWLRRCRLYFAHHEPLRRYVLGSAKLAVVQHRAVASMNKMLPAASKLHVERRTA from the coding sequence ATGAGCCCGACAGCGACCGAGCACCGCGACGCCGACTACCTGATCCTGGGCGCCGGCGCGATGGGCATGGCGTTCGCCGACGTCATTCTCGCCGAGGACCGCGCCGCGCGGATCGTCATGGTAGACCGGCACGCCAACGCCGGCGGACACTGGAACGACGCCTACCCGTTCGTTCGGCTGCACCAGCCCGCAGCGTTCTACGGCATCAACTCGACCCACCTTGGGCAGGGCGGCGCAGACCTGACCTCCGGTCCCGAGATTGTTGCCTACTACAAGAACGCGATGGATCGCTTCTTGGCCACCGGTCGGGTGGTCTTTCTGCCGATGAGCGAGTACGGCCAGGACGGGCGGATCGTCTCCACCGTCGACCGCGATCGGATCACCCAGGTCACTGCGCATCGCAGGGTAGTCGATGGCACCTACATGCAGGTGAGAGTGCCGTCGGTGTGCCCACCGGGCTACCGCGTCGACTCCGACGTCACCGTGATTGCACCCAACGGGCTAGCCCAGGTCCGGCAGCCAGCGCAACGTTATGTCGTCATCGGCGCCGGCAAGACCGGAATCGACTCGATCCTGTTCCTGCTGGACCAGGGTGTTGCACCCCATCGAATTCAATGGATCGTTCCCAACGACGCCTGGCTATGGGACCGCGCCACCGTGCAGCCCGGTCTTGCCATGGCAACGATCGTGGCGCTGGTGCAAAGCGTCGCCGGCGCCAGCACTGTTGACGATGTCTTCCTGCACCTCGAGCGGCAGGGAATCGTCTGCCGAGTCGATACCACGAGCCTGCCGACGAAGTGGCGCTGTGCCACGATCGACCGCACCGAGCTGGGCGGCCTGCGCCGCATCGAGGATGTCGTTCGAATGGGCCGGGTGCAGCGCATCAGCAACGAGGCGATCCACCTTGACCGAGGCACCGTCGCCGTGGCCGAGGACAGCCTTTTCATCGATTGCTCGGCCAACGGGCTGGCCCGAATTGAGCGCCAGCCGCTGTTTTCGCCGGGCCACATCACGCTGCAGTCGGTGTTCATGTGCCAACAAACGCTCAGCGCCGCGCTCATCGCCCGCCTCGAGTTGCTCGACGTCACCGACGACCGGCGCAACCGGATCCTCACGGCCGTTCCGCACCCGGAACTCAAGCAGGACCTGCCCACCTGCCTGGTCACCAGCGCCCAGAACATGATCAATTACAGCCGGCAGCTTCCCCTTTGGCTCCGCCGCTGCCGGCTGTACTTTGCCCACCATGAACCGCTACGCCGCTACGTTCTGGGCTCGGCCAAGCTGGCCGTGGTTCAGCACCGGGCTGTCGCGTCGATGAACAAGATGCTGCCGGCCGCCAGCAAGCTTCATGTCGAGCGTCGCACGGCCTGA
- a CDS encoding class I SAM-dependent methyltransferase yields the protein MVNESAREYWAGCGAGWVDNAHVFDHVLASFTDALVHAADIGPGDRVLDIGCGAGTLLQLAVKRGAIPVGVDISEAMVQAARRRVPQATVLHADAQTADLNGAAAGCPFDRVVSRFGVMFFDDPAAAFANMRHAAAPGATLTFVCWRDAENPIFTLGTSILTDQLDPVPTETDPHTPGPRAFGDRDRVQTILTDAGWGEVTMDPLDGICDHGVDGSDGVQARLAMILATTTGQQARAELEPRLGSRGWAALIDEVRVELRRNLVDGVLKFVGRTWLVTATNPSGLAAD from the coding sequence GTGGTCAACGAGTCGGCGCGAGAGTACTGGGCGGGCTGCGGTGCCGGATGGGTCGACAACGCGCACGTGTTCGATCATGTCCTGGCATCGTTCACCGACGCGCTGGTGCACGCGGCCGATATCGGGCCTGGCGATCGGGTGCTCGACATCGGTTGTGGTGCAGGAACACTACTGCAGCTAGCTGTGAAACGTGGAGCGATTCCGGTGGGCGTGGATATCTCCGAGGCGATGGTGCAGGCAGCTCGCCGCCGGGTACCGCAAGCCACGGTGCTCCACGCCGACGCCCAGACCGCCGACCTGAACGGCGCGGCGGCGGGTTGCCCCTTTGACCGGGTTGTGTCGCGATTCGGTGTCATGTTCTTCGATGACCCGGCGGCGGCGTTCGCCAACATGCGGCACGCGGCCGCGCCCGGCGCCACGTTGACATTCGTGTGCTGGCGCGACGCAGAGAATCCGATCTTCACGCTCGGCACCAGCATTCTCACCGATCAACTCGACCCGGTGCCCACTGAAACGGATCCCCACACACCTGGGCCGCGCGCCTTCGGTGACCGCGATCGAGTACAGACGATCCTGACCGATGCTGGCTGGGGCGAGGTCACCATGGACCCCCTAGACGGCATCTGCGACCACGGAGTCGATGGCAGCGACGGCGTCCAGGCCCGCCTGGCCATGATCTTGGCGACCACAACCGGACAGCAGGCCCGAGCGGAACTCGAACCCCGGCTGGGTTCGCGGGGTTGGGCAGCGCTCATCGACGAGGTGCGCGTCGAACTGCGCCGCAACCTCGTCGACGGTGTGCTCAAGTTCGTCGGCCGTACCTGGCTTGTCACCGCAACCAACCCCAGCGGCCTAGCAGCGGACTAA
- a CDS encoding VOC family protein → MTMHAGESEILDFHSVTLSTPDVAAAARAYQRLFGSSADHESTAGAITIVEGSAAAAVALTFCVEGVAATTKLLGRRGIDLTAQGDQATATLHGIGLGIAPPKPRTTPSGDLTGIDHVVYVSANLDRAVATLGARLGLDLRLDRTQIKGMRQLFFRCGDGFLELLIAGEDPGADDALWGIAWRSSDLERTHARLTEAGMEVSEIRAGRKPGTRVFTVKDTSVIVPTLIIESTPKP, encoded by the coding sequence ATGACGATGCACGCGGGCGAATCGGAGATTCTGGACTTCCATAGCGTCACCCTGTCTACTCCAGACGTCGCGGCGGCCGCCCGCGCCTATCAACGACTCTTCGGCAGCTCGGCCGATCACGAGTCCACCGCCGGCGCAATCACTATCGTCGAGGGCTCGGCTGCGGCTGCGGTCGCGCTCACCTTCTGCGTCGAGGGCGTTGCCGCGACAACGAAGCTGCTAGGTCGTCGCGGAATCGACCTGACCGCGCAGGGCGACCAAGCAACCGCGACCCTCCACGGCATCGGACTGGGCATTGCGCCACCAAAACCTCGTACCACTCCGTCCGGCGATCTGACCGGTATCGACCATGTCGTATACGTATCGGCCAACCTCGACCGCGCGGTCGCCACCCTCGGTGCCCGACTGGGCCTGGATCTACGCCTGGACCGCACCCAAATCAAGGGAATGCGGCAGCTGTTTTTTCGGTGCGGCGACGGATTTCTTGAGCTGCTGATTGCGGGCGAGGACCCCGGCGCGGATGACGCGCTGTGGGGAATCGCGTGGCGCAGCAGCGATCTTGAGCGTACCCACGCGCGGCTGACGGAAGCTGGCATGGAGGTGTCAGAGATCCGGGCCGGTCGCAAGCCGGGCACTCGGGTTTTCACCGTGAAGGACACCAGCGTGATTGTGCCGACACTGATCATCGAATCCACGCCTAAGCCTTAG
- a CDS encoding flavin monoamine oxidase family protein, whose translation MTTPDISADVVVVGAGFAGLSAARELTQRGHDTIVLEGRNRVGGRTWTATIAGVPVDLGATFVGPTQDAVLKLVAELGIKTMPMHAEGTSLIRWRGRVRKYHGTFPQLSPVELIDLGRVRWQLNRLQRRVRLRDPWTSPNAATLDTMTLQDWLWSIRATESTHDLMAMMSLVTWGCEPAAVSMLHAARYIKAAGGLDRLLNVKGGAQQDRTLEGTQQIALQMAEELGDRVIVNAPVRAVNWDDSGVTVTADHMTVRARLVIMAIAPAHRAAIDFQPALPSGCSELMQRWPQGSLGKFFVAYETPFWRRDGLSGASLADEGPVFSTFDYGPNVGGPGIMLGFTKSRSFDPLSPQQRQEQVLASLGCVFGPEAWHPIDYIDQTWATESFAPGGPTAAVPPGSWTRYGPWLRKPIGPIHWAGTETADEWTGFLDGAVRSGRRAAAEIAAKLSG comes from the coding sequence ATGACAACGCCTGACATATCCGCCGATGTGGTCGTCGTTGGCGCCGGTTTCGCTGGGCTATCGGCCGCACGCGAACTTACCCAGCGCGGTCACGACACCATCGTGCTCGAGGGCCGGAACCGAGTCGGTGGACGTACCTGGACCGCAACGATTGCCGGGGTACCGGTGGACCTCGGCGCGACGTTCGTCGGCCCGACCCAAGACGCAGTCCTCAAACTCGTGGCCGAACTCGGCATCAAGACCATGCCGATGCACGCCGAGGGCACGAGCCTGATCCGCTGGCGCGGTCGCGTGCGCAAGTATCACGGTACGTTCCCGCAGCTGTCCCCAGTCGAGTTGATCGACTTGGGTCGAGTCCGATGGCAGTTGAATCGACTGCAGCGCCGAGTTCGGCTGCGCGACCCCTGGACGAGCCCGAACGCTGCCACCCTCGACACCATGACGCTGCAGGACTGGCTATGGTCGATCCGGGCAACCGAGTCCACCCACGACTTGATGGCGATGATGAGCCTGGTGACGTGGGGCTGTGAGCCAGCTGCAGTGTCGATGCTGCACGCCGCGCGCTACATCAAGGCCGCCGGCGGACTGGATCGCTTGCTCAATGTCAAAGGTGGTGCACAACAGGACCGAACTCTAGAGGGCACCCAACAGATCGCTCTGCAAATGGCCGAGGAGCTCGGTGACCGAGTCATCGTCAACGCACCGGTACGCGCCGTGAATTGGGACGACAGCGGCGTTACGGTGACCGCCGATCACATGACCGTGCGCGCGCGGTTGGTCATCATGGCAATCGCCCCGGCTCACCGAGCCGCAATCGACTTTCAGCCCGCCCTGCCCAGCGGGTGTTCCGAGCTCATGCAGCGCTGGCCGCAAGGGAGCCTGGGCAAATTCTTCGTCGCCTATGAAACCCCGTTTTGGCGCCGCGACGGGTTATCGGGCGCGTCGCTAGCCGATGAAGGGCCTGTCTTCAGCACGTTCGACTACGGCCCGAACGTTGGCGGCCCGGGAATCATGCTGGGCTTCACCAAGTCCCGCAGCTTCGACCCGTTATCACCACAGCAACGCCAGGAACAGGTGCTGGCTAGTCTCGGCTGCGTCTTCGGCCCCGAGGCGTGGCACCCCATCGACTACATCGACCAAACATGGGCGACCGAGTCGTTCGCTCCCGGCGGGCCTACCGCCGCCGTACCACCGGGATCATGGACCCGTTACGGTCCATGGTTGCGCAAGCCCATCGGCCCCATCCATTGGGCCGGAACCGAAACCGCCGACGAATGGACCGGTTTCCTCGACGGCGCGGTACGCTCCGGCCGGCGCGCCGCAGCAGAGATCGCCGCCAAGCTGTCCGGCTAG
- a CDS encoding 2,4'-dihydroxyacetophenone dioxygenase family protein translates to MTLTAAPAPVSTSSGAPLPVVALPQGELLTVNEADIPLVKDTLGPGIHVQPLRLDLEAGCWVVLAKFEPGTQVPLHYHTGIAEVYTLSGSWHYLEYPDQPQVAGSYLYEPGGSAHTFVCPETNTEDTVIFVRVEGANINFTEDGRFHSVLDATMIRHLAGALAEQQDLGPLNYIGGGAAGFTVNQ, encoded by the coding sequence ATGACCCTTACCGCCGCTCCCGCACCTGTTTCGACGAGCAGTGGCGCACCACTACCCGTGGTCGCTCTGCCACAGGGGGAACTTCTGACCGTGAACGAAGCCGACATCCCACTCGTGAAAGACACATTGGGTCCCGGTATTCACGTTCAGCCCCTGCGGCTCGACCTGGAGGCCGGCTGCTGGGTGGTGCTGGCGAAGTTCGAGCCGGGCACGCAGGTGCCGTTGCACTATCACACTGGCATCGCTGAGGTGTACACCCTCTCGGGTAGCTGGCACTACCTGGAGTACCCGGATCAGCCGCAGGTCGCCGGTTCCTATCTGTATGAGCCCGGCGGCTCGGCGCACACCTTCGTCTGCCCGGAGACCAACACCGAAGACACCGTCATATTTGTGCGCGTCGAGGGGGCCAACATCAACTTCACCGAGGACGGCCGGTTTCACTCAGTCCTCGACGCGACGATGATCCGCCACCTGGCCGGGGCACTCGCCGAGCAGCAAGATCTCGGACCGCTCAACTACATCGGCGGCGGCGCAGCCGGATTTACCGTCAACCAGTGA
- a CDS encoding AraC family transcriptional regulator, with amino-acid sequence MSLIRGTALTGYPELVTELGADPDSLLHAAGIPREGVGDPEAYVGYRNVIAAVESAARATGARDFGRQLAKCQGIEILGPVGAAARTARSVAEAFSAISHYLAVYSPAIATRIEPTPDPKYARAEFRIVLGDLPDHRQTTELSLGVTLRIFRLLIGIDFAPVVVHLPHEPLAARADYVHYFGGAPRFAEPFSGFTIRTVDLGRPVSSATGVHEVVRAYLDSITPPGAPDTVALVRALIRHLLPTRGLQLTLVARQLSMHPRTLQRHLMDRSTTFDEMVDGIRQERARELLRDTNMPMNQLAGALGYSEQSVLTRACRRWFGRPPLRERKHLRAF; translated from the coding sequence ATGTCCCTGATTCGAGGAACGGCCTTGACGGGCTATCCGGAGTTGGTAACCGAGCTTGGTGCTGACCCGGATTCACTGTTGCACGCCGCGGGCATTCCTCGTGAGGGTGTCGGCGATCCCGAGGCCTACGTCGGCTACCGGAACGTGATCGCCGCCGTGGAGTCGGCCGCGCGCGCCACCGGGGCGCGAGACTTCGGACGCCAACTCGCGAAGTGTCAGGGAATCGAGATTCTCGGCCCTGTCGGAGCGGCCGCGCGCACGGCACGCTCTGTGGCCGAGGCCTTCTCCGCGATCAGCCACTACTTGGCCGTGTACAGCCCAGCCATCGCGACGAGAATCGAGCCGACGCCCGACCCGAAATATGCGCGTGCGGAGTTCCGCATCGTGCTCGGCGACCTCCCTGACCACCGTCAAACCACGGAGCTGTCGCTGGGCGTCACGCTGAGAATCTTCCGGCTGCTCATCGGCATCGATTTCGCGCCGGTGGTGGTGCATCTCCCGCATGAGCCGCTGGCGGCCCGGGCCGACTACGTGCACTATTTCGGGGGTGCCCCCAGATTCGCTGAGCCGTTCTCCGGCTTCACGATACGAACCGTGGACCTCGGCCGACCGGTATCTTCGGCCACCGGAGTCCACGAAGTAGTGCGGGCATATCTCGATTCCATTACCCCTCCGGGTGCGCCCGACACCGTGGCGCTGGTGCGGGCGCTCATTCGGCATCTTCTGCCTACCCGAGGTCTGCAGTTGACGTTGGTTGCCCGCCAGCTATCCATGCACCCACGAACACTGCAGCGCCACTTGATGGATAGATCAACGACGTTCGACGAGATGGTCGATGGCATCCGCCAAGAACGGGCTCGTGAACTGCTCCGCGACACCAACATGCCGATGAACCAGTTAGCCGGAGCACTCGGCTACAGCGAGCAGAGTGTCCTCACCCGCGCATGTCGACGTTGGTTTGGCCGTCCACCTTTGCGAGAACGCAAGCATCTGCGCGCGTTCTGA